Proteins from one Athalia rosae chromosome 8, iyAthRosa1.1, whole genome shotgun sequence genomic window:
- the LOC105683854 gene encoding alpha-tocopherol transfer protein-like isoform X1: protein MAKKAPTMMTDMEVLPSLKLGDFTLELELTPPSAQISEIAKNELRETPERQKEAVARLRELLEAETDLVWPSDNEAWLIRFLRPCKYYPESALKLIKNYYSFKIKHSNVYDDLKPSREKNIFEHNILTVLPNRDQHGRRILIIELGKKWKHNKCSLDEVFKGCVLYLEAATLEPTSQVTGAVVIFDMDGLSLQQTWQFTPPFAKRIVDWLQDSVPLRIKNIHIVNQPYIFNMVFALFKPFLREKLRGRIIFHGTERKSLHQYLSPKCLPDCYGGSLQIPRVTGPQWLELLMMCDAEYEAINSYGYRKK, encoded by the exons CCACGATGATGACCGACATGGAGGTCCTGCCGTCCCTGAAACTCGGCGATTTCACCTTGGAATTGGAATTGACCCCGCCAAGCGCCCAGATTTcggaaatcgcgaaaaatgagctCAGGGAAACGCCCGAAAGGCAGAAAGAGGCTGTGGCGCGATTGAGGGAACTTTTAGAGG CCGAAACCGACCTCGTCTGGCCGTCCGATAACGAAGCGTGGCTTATACGGTTTTTGAGGCCGTGCAAATACTACCCCGAGTCGGCGTTGaaactgataaaaaattattacagttTCAAAATCAAGCACTCAAATGTTTACGATGACCTGAAGCCCAGccgtgaaaaaaacattttcgaacACAATATATTGACGGTGCTCCCGAACAGGGATCAACACGGTCGTCGTATCTTGATAATAGAACTTGGAAAGAAATGGAAGCACAACAAGTGTAGTCTCGACGAAGTTTTCAAGGGATGCGTCTTATACCTGGAAGCTGCGACCTTGGAACCCACCTCCCAGGTCACCGGAGCTGTAGTGATATTCGATATGGATGGACTTTCGCTTCAGCAAACTTGGCAGTTCACACCACCCTTCGCCAAGAGGATCGTCGACTGGCTTCAGGACAGCGTTCCGCTCAGAATTAAAAACATACACATCGTCAATCAGCCCTACATCTTCAACATGGTCTTCGCGCTTTTCAAGCCGTTCCTCAGGGAAAAGCTCAGGGGAAGA ATAATCTTCCACGGCACGGAACGAAAATCTCTGCACCAATACTTGTCCCCGAAATGTCTGCCCGATTGCTACGGGGGTAGTCTTCAAATTCCGAGGGTGACGGGACCTCAATGGCTCGAATTACTAATGATGTGTGACGCCGAGTACGAGG CCATCAACAGTTACGGATACCGCAAAAAATGA
- the LOC105683854 gene encoding alpha-tocopherol transfer protein-like isoform X2: MMTDMEVLPSLKLGDFTLELELTPPSAQISEIAKNELRETPERQKEAVARLRELLEAETDLVWPSDNEAWLIRFLRPCKYYPESALKLIKNYYSFKIKHSNVYDDLKPSREKNIFEHNILTVLPNRDQHGRRILIIELGKKWKHNKCSLDEVFKGCVLYLEAATLEPTSQVTGAVVIFDMDGLSLQQTWQFTPPFAKRIVDWLQDSVPLRIKNIHIVNQPYIFNMVFALFKPFLREKLRGRIIFHGTERKSLHQYLSPKCLPDCYGGSLQIPRVTGPQWLELLMMCDAEYEAINSYGYRKK, from the exons ATGATGACCGACATGGAGGTCCTGCCGTCCCTGAAACTCGGCGATTTCACCTTGGAATTGGAATTGACCCCGCCAAGCGCCCAGATTTcggaaatcgcgaaaaatgagctCAGGGAAACGCCCGAAAGGCAGAAAGAGGCTGTGGCGCGATTGAGGGAACTTTTAGAGG CCGAAACCGACCTCGTCTGGCCGTCCGATAACGAAGCGTGGCTTATACGGTTTTTGAGGCCGTGCAAATACTACCCCGAGTCGGCGTTGaaactgataaaaaattattacagttTCAAAATCAAGCACTCAAATGTTTACGATGACCTGAAGCCCAGccgtgaaaaaaacattttcgaacACAATATATTGACGGTGCTCCCGAACAGGGATCAACACGGTCGTCGTATCTTGATAATAGAACTTGGAAAGAAATGGAAGCACAACAAGTGTAGTCTCGACGAAGTTTTCAAGGGATGCGTCTTATACCTGGAAGCTGCGACCTTGGAACCCACCTCCCAGGTCACCGGAGCTGTAGTGATATTCGATATGGATGGACTTTCGCTTCAGCAAACTTGGCAGTTCACACCACCCTTCGCCAAGAGGATCGTCGACTGGCTTCAGGACAGCGTTCCGCTCAGAATTAAAAACATACACATCGTCAATCAGCCCTACATCTTCAACATGGTCTTCGCGCTTTTCAAGCCGTTCCTCAGGGAAAAGCTCAGGGGAAGA ATAATCTTCCACGGCACGGAACGAAAATCTCTGCACCAATACTTGTCCCCGAAATGTCTGCCCGATTGCTACGGGGGTAGTCTTCAAATTCCGAGGGTGACGGGACCTCAATGGCTCGAATTACTAATGATGTGTGACGCCGAGTACGAGG CCATCAACAGTTACGGATACCGCAAAAAATGA